From Streptomyces sp. HUAS MG91, the proteins below share one genomic window:
- a CDS encoding helix-turn-helix domain-containing protein: MSLFLTTDATPAGERLAHWRDIVGRALVPMRVTPYAPDGNGTGADGTVPGRIVADRLGPLRLSTIEAGAQRLIRTRADIARSPRPFVAAHIQTSGRAELRQDGRTATVEAGGLLVHDTARPYTLDFPEPFVCRTVLLPRHALDLPDDDLRRVTGTAVGTDAGVGAILVPFLTTLVASAPSCPPAIADRLAAGALDLFGTLVAERTRPGEGARDDLVRRIRDHIDRHLADPGLSPETVAAAHHISVRYLHRLFETENITVGRLIQRRRLARCARELLRGGAAGPSVAAVAHRWGFVSSAHFSRSFRGVYGHSPREWRALKTAAVSGAPDETAGIGH, from the coding sequence TTGAGCCTGTTTCTGACCACCGACGCGACGCCCGCCGGGGAGCGGCTCGCTCACTGGCGCGACATCGTCGGCCGCGCCCTGGTGCCGATGCGGGTGACTCCGTACGCGCCGGACGGGAACGGGACCGGCGCGGACGGCACCGTGCCGGGCCGGATCGTCGCCGACCGGCTCGGACCGCTGCGGCTGTCCACCATCGAGGCCGGTGCCCAGCGGCTGATCCGCACCCGGGCGGACATCGCGCGCTCACCGCGGCCGTTCGTCGCGGCGCACATCCAGACATCCGGCCGGGCCGAACTCCGGCAGGACGGCCGCACCGCCACCGTGGAGGCGGGCGGGCTCCTGGTCCACGACACGGCGCGGCCGTACACCCTGGACTTCCCGGAACCGTTCGTGTGCCGGACCGTCCTGCTGCCCCGGCACGCCCTCGACCTGCCCGACGACGACCTGCGCCGCGTCACCGGCACGGCCGTCGGCACCGACGCGGGCGTCGGCGCGATCCTCGTGCCGTTCCTCACGACCCTGGTGGCGTCCGCGCCGTCCTGCCCGCCCGCGATCGCGGACCGGCTCGCCGCGGGCGCCCTGGACCTGTTCGGCACGCTGGTCGCCGAGCGGACACGGCCGGGGGAGGGAGCGCGCGACGACCTGGTGCGGCGCATCCGGGACCACATCGACCGCCACCTGGCCGACCCGGGACTCTCCCCGGAGACGGTCGCCGCCGCCCACCACATCTCCGTGCGCTATCTGCACCGCCTCTTCGAGACGGAGAACATCACCGTCGGCCGGCTCATCCAGCGGCGTCGGCTGGCCCGCTGCGCGCGCGAACTGCTGCGCGGCGGCGCCGCCGGGCCGAGCGTGGCGGCGGTGGCGCACCGGTGGGGGTTCGTCAGCTCCGCGCACTTCAGCCGGTCGTTCCGCGGGGTGTACGGGCATTCGCCGCGCGAATGGCGGGCGCTGAAGACGGCGGCCGTCAGCGGCGCCCCGGACGAGACCGCGGGAATCGGACACTGA
- a CDS encoding ATP/GTP-binding protein, producing MDYDDSSDLFPTALKILVAGGFGVGKTTFVGAVSEIAPLSTEELLTTVSADTDHLDGIENKVETTVAMDFGRITLDPEHVLYLFGTPGQERFWFMWDELSEGALGAVILADTRRLEDCFAAVDFFEERGMGFIVAVNEFDGAYRYEPEEVRAAIDLDPRVPVVRCDARISSSGIQTLLTLVRHLLAHAAPAATGYGAHT from the coding sequence ATGGACTACGACGACAGCTCTGACCTGTTCCCCACCGCACTGAAGATCCTGGTCGCGGGCGGATTCGGGGTCGGCAAGACGACCTTCGTCGGAGCGGTCAGCGAGATCGCTCCGCTCAGCACGGAAGAGCTGCTCACGACGGTCAGCGCCGACACCGACCATCTCGACGGCATCGAGAACAAGGTCGAGACGACGGTCGCGATGGACTTCGGCCGGATCACCCTGGACCCCGAACACGTGCTCTACCTCTTCGGCACGCCCGGCCAGGAACGCTTCTGGTTCATGTGGGACGAGCTGTCCGAAGGCGCGCTGGGCGCGGTGATCCTCGCCGACACCCGCAGGCTGGAGGACTGCTTCGCCGCCGTCGACTTCTTCGAGGAGCGCGGCATGGGATTCATCGTGGCGGTCAACGAGTTCGACGGCGCCTACCGCTACGAACCCGAGGAGGTGCGCGCCGCCATCGACCTGGATCCCCGGGTGCCCGTGGTGCGCTGCGACGCGCGCATCTCCAGCTCAGGCATCCAGACCCTGCTCACCCTCGTCCGGCATCTGCTGGCCCACGCGGCGCCGGCGGCCACCGGCTACGGAGCCCACACATGA
- a CDS encoding VOC family protein — translation MTTHFDLTLDCADATVLADFWKTVLGYVDEPPPAPFATREEWLASFGPPEDEEEDDGAWLCDPDGVGPRLSILKVREPKTAKNRLHIDVRVPGHGSPEQRWDRIVAEAERLVRAGGTIVAAFDGHHVVMTDPEGNEFCVAASARPAG, via the coding sequence ATGACCACCCACTTCGACCTCACGCTCGACTGCGCGGACGCGACCGTGCTCGCCGACTTCTGGAAGACCGTGCTCGGTTACGTGGACGAGCCCCCGCCCGCGCCGTTCGCGACGCGCGAGGAGTGGCTCGCTTCCTTCGGGCCGCCCGAGGACGAGGAGGAGGACGACGGCGCGTGGCTGTGCGATCCGGACGGGGTCGGGCCACGGCTGTCGATCCTGAAGGTGCGCGAGCCGAAGACGGCGAAGAACCGGCTGCACATCGACGTACGGGTACCGGGGCACGGTTCACCGGAGCAGCGCTGGGACCGCATCGTGGCGGAGGCGGAGCGGCTGGTGCGGGCCGGCGGCACGATCGTGGCGGCTTTCGACGGCCATCACGTCGTGATGACGGACCCGGAGGGGAACGAGTTCTGCGTGGCGGCGAGTGCGCGGCCTGCGGGGTGA
- a CDS encoding GAF domain-containing protein: MTYDATGRLLLTPADKEGPERARQLLRLDLGRRPEADFDLFADRLAEVTGAPYAMVNFPDEKRQFFAGLHTPAGGRRGGRPIAASRSLAREHGYCPHVVARRKALVLDDVRDYPRFAGNPVVDEIGIRSYLGAPLLDDRTGLALGTVCVVDTEPRLWGRSGLATIKEMAGELMDIVRERGHPAG; the protein is encoded by the coding sequence ATGACGTACGACGCGACCGGTCGTCTGCTGCTGACGCCCGCCGACAAGGAGGGACCCGAGCGGGCCCGGCAGCTGCTCCGGCTCGATCTGGGCCGGCGGCCCGAGGCCGACTTCGACCTGTTCGCGGACCGGCTCGCCGAGGTCACCGGTGCGCCCTACGCGATGGTCAACTTCCCCGACGAGAAACGGCAGTTCTTCGCCGGCCTGCACACCCCGGCCGGCGGCAGGCGCGGCGGCCGGCCGATCGCGGCGAGCCGTTCCCTGGCGCGCGAGCACGGTTACTGCCCGCACGTCGTGGCGCGGCGCAAGGCGCTCGTCCTCGACGACGTGCGCGACTACCCGCGGTTCGCGGGCAATCCGGTGGTCGACGAGATCGGTATCCGCTCCTACCTCGGCGCTCCGCTGCTCGACGACCGTACGGGGCTCGCGCTCGGCACCGTGTGCGTCGTCGACACCGAGCCGCGCCTCTGGGGCCGTTCGGGACTCGCGACCATCAAGGAGATGGCCGGTGAACTGATGGACATCGTCCGCGAACGCGGTCACCCGGCCGGGTGA
- a CDS encoding roadblock/LC7 domain-containing protein produces the protein MASDVPTGHVSDLDWLMSGLVQRVPHTNSAVLLSSDGLVKSVHGLDTDSADHMAALASGLYSLGRSAGVRFGDGGDVRQVVVELDSALLFVSTAGSGTCLAVLAGREADAAVLGYEMAMLVKSVRPYLVTAPRQTPAEPTAMRN, from the coding sequence ATGGCGAGCGATGTGCCGACGGGTCATGTGTCCGATCTCGACTGGCTGATGAGCGGCCTCGTCCAGCGCGTACCCCACACCAACAGCGCCGTGCTCCTCTCCTCCGACGGCCTCGTCAAGTCCGTGCACGGGCTGGACACCGACAGCGCCGACCACATGGCCGCACTCGCCTCCGGCCTCTACTCGCTGGGCCGCAGCGCCGGCGTCAGGTTCGGCGACGGCGGCGACGTACGACAGGTCGTCGTCGAGCTGGACTCCGCGCTGCTGTTCGTGTCGACCGCGGGATCCGGCACCTGTCTCGCCGTCCTCGCCGGACGGGAGGCCGACGCCGCCGTCCTCGGCTACGAGATGGCCATGCTCGTCAAGAGCGTGCGGCCCTACCTGGTGACAGCACCCCGGCAGACCCCGGCCGAGCCCACGGCGATGAGGAATTGA
- a CDS encoding Glu/Leu/Phe/Val dehydrogenase dimerization domain-containing protein has product MPELPASPLIELTWTDHVSGRKGYLVVDRLVRGVASGGLRMRPGCTLDEVAGLARGMTMKEALHYDPRARYVPLGGAKGGIDCDPRDPEAYGVLVRYLKAMRPYIESVWTTGEDLGLTQDLVDAAAAEAGLVSSIQAVYPLLDDEAAARARLAAAFAVDVDGIGLDELVGGCGVAESVLAALDRAGVPYAGARVAVQGLGTMGGATARFLARAGLRVVAVADVRGTIANPDGLDVEAMLAARDAYGVVDRSTLRPGDRELPGDAWLAADADVLVPAAVSYAIDPQNQRRITARWIVEAANMPVLPEAEVLLAERGVTVLPDVVVNSGTNAWWWWTLFGDIGADADEAFGHTRRAMRALMDRTLDRAAADGTTPRAAAHAIVADRLPELAERFGWYR; this is encoded by the coding sequence GTGCCGGAACTGCCCGCCAGCCCGCTGATCGAGCTGACCTGGACCGACCATGTCAGCGGACGCAAGGGTTACCTGGTGGTCGACCGGCTGGTCCGCGGCGTGGCCAGCGGCGGCCTGCGGATGCGCCCGGGCTGCACCCTCGACGAGGTCGCCGGGCTCGCGCGCGGCATGACGATGAAGGAGGCGCTGCACTACGACCCGAGGGCGCGCTACGTCCCGCTCGGCGGCGCCAAGGGCGGCATCGACTGCGATCCGCGGGACCCGGAGGCGTACGGCGTCCTGGTCCGCTACCTGAAGGCGATGCGCCCGTACATCGAGTCCGTCTGGACGACGGGCGAGGATCTGGGGCTCACCCAGGACCTGGTCGACGCGGCGGCGGCCGAGGCGGGGCTCGTCTCGTCGATCCAGGCGGTGTACCCGCTGCTCGACGACGAGGCGGCCGCGCGGGCGCGTCTCGCCGCCGCCTTCGCGGTCGACGTGGACGGCATCGGCCTCGACGAGCTCGTGGGCGGCTGCGGTGTCGCCGAGTCGGTGCTGGCGGCGCTCGACCGGGCGGGCGTCCCGTACGCGGGCGCCCGTGTCGCGGTGCAGGGGCTGGGCACCATGGGCGGCGCGACGGCCCGCTTCCTCGCGCGCGCGGGCCTGCGGGTGGTCGCGGTCGCCGACGTCAGGGGGACGATCGCGAACCCGGACGGCCTCGACGTGGAGGCGATGCTCGCGGCCCGTGACGCGTACGGCGTCGTGGACCGCTCGACGCTGCGCCCCGGGGACCGCGAACTGCCGGGGGACGCCTGGCTCGCGGCCGACGCGGACGTGCTGGTCCCGGCCGCCGTCTCGTACGCGATCGACCCGCAGAACCAGCGGCGGATCACCGCCCGCTGGATCGTCGAGGCCGCCAACATGCCGGTGCTCCCGGAGGCGGAGGTGCTCCTCGCGGAGCGCGGCGTCACGGTCCTGCCCGACGTGGTGGTCAACTCCGGTACGAACGCATGGTGGTGGTGGACGCTCTTCGGCGACATCGGTGCCGACGCGGACGAGGCGTTCGGCCACACGCGGCGTGCCATGCGCGCGCTCATGGACCGGACGCTGGACCGCGCCGCGGCCGACGGGACGACGCCGAGGGCCGCCGCGCACGCGATCGTCGCCGACCGGCTGCCCGAACTCGCCGAGCGGTTCGGCTGGTACCGGTGA
- a CDS encoding helix-turn-helix domain-containing protein — MSEGRTSFGALLRDLRVARSLTIEGLAEASGMSVRGIGDLERGRRAAPQRRTVAALADGLGLAETEREKLLAAARTGRATGYSPAGVHAFPRGVDDFVGREPELRRLADLAAADRTPGGQAVVVAVSGAPGAGKTTLALHASRQLAGAFPHGQLMIDLSGTDEEPPPAAELMVSVLKALGTPDRDLAKAGPAGRPELYRRVLAERRCLLVLDNARDEAQVRPLLPGAGPAMVIVTSRRMLTGLDAVHRIPLGELSPAEAAEFLTLLIGKERAAAEPDALADVARRCGHLALALRIAGNWLATRTGWTVRRLADRLGHAERRLDALTAGDVRVSGAFDLSYRQLTATAARMFRRLALVPGPDASAALAAQLTGQELFDAEDTLEELVEAGLLGSRADRYRLHDLLRLYAQARLTAEEFGPAADASRQALHRWLLETAVVAGRWYEPDHGAPPASWRGTVDLSSAERARHWLQAEGANWLAALRAAARDGDHATVVRVAEALHWFSDQWLFWGHWPEVFGTAARSAQALGDPLVEATQLNYHAWAVTLCEGRPRDSLPLSAAALTAARRAGDPVQQAWAHHYASWAHRLLHEPDEAFAAADRAAEMFREADDAVGLLQVLHGRAMTLEVEKRDEEALTAFQDVVVLLDEAGAQMEPHSAVITRLGALAGIGQCSGRLGRWDEAVDHLEAAIALCRSSGNTGLEGRNLLLLVDALLASGRPERARQALAHCAGLGPDANPEIVARARERLAGWEER; from the coding sequence GTGTCAGAGGGTCGAACGTCGTTCGGAGCGTTGCTGAGGGACCTGCGGGTGGCCAGGTCGCTCACCATCGAAGGACTCGCCGAGGCGTCGGGCATGAGCGTGCGCGGCATCGGCGACCTGGAGCGCGGACGCCGTGCCGCTCCGCAGCGGCGCACCGTCGCCGCCCTCGCGGACGGTCTGGGCCTGGCCGAGACCGAGCGGGAGAAGCTGCTCGCGGCGGCCAGGACCGGCCGGGCCACCGGCTACAGCCCGGCCGGTGTGCACGCGTTCCCGCGCGGGGTCGACGACTTCGTGGGGCGCGAGCCCGAGCTGCGCCGCCTCGCCGATCTGGCCGCCGCGGACCGCACGCCCGGGGGACAGGCCGTCGTCGTGGCCGTGTCCGGCGCCCCCGGCGCGGGCAAGACGACCCTCGCGCTGCACGCCTCGCGGCAGCTCGCCGGGGCCTTCCCGCACGGCCAGCTGATGATCGACCTGTCCGGTACGGACGAGGAGCCGCCGCCCGCCGCCGAGCTGATGGTCTCCGTGCTCAAGGCCCTCGGCACCCCGGACCGGGACCTCGCCAAGGCGGGCCCCGCCGGCCGCCCCGAGCTGTACCGGCGCGTCCTCGCCGAGCGGCGCTGCCTGCTGGTGCTCGACAACGCGCGCGACGAGGCACAGGTGCGGCCGCTGCTGCCCGGCGCGGGCCCGGCCATGGTGATCGTCACGAGCCGGCGCATGCTGACCGGACTCGACGCCGTGCACCGGATCCCGCTCGGCGAACTGAGCCCCGCCGAGGCCGCCGAGTTCCTCACCCTGCTGATCGGCAAGGAGCGCGCGGCGGCGGAACCGGACGCCCTCGCCGACGTCGCCCGGCGCTGCGGCCATCTCGCCCTCGCCCTGCGCATCGCGGGCAACTGGCTGGCCACCCGCACCGGCTGGACCGTGCGCCGGCTCGCCGACCGGCTCGGGCACGCGGAACGCAGACTCGACGCGCTGACCGCCGGGGACGTACGGGTGAGCGGCGCCTTCGACCTGTCCTACCGGCAGCTCACGGCGACGGCCGCCCGGATGTTCCGGCGCCTTGCACTGGTCCCCGGCCCGGACGCGAGCGCCGCGCTCGCCGCGCAGCTCACCGGGCAGGAGCTGTTCGACGCCGAGGACACCCTGGAGGAACTGGTCGAGGCCGGACTGCTCGGCTCGCGCGCGGACCGCTACCGGCTGCACGACCTGCTGCGCCTGTACGCGCAGGCGCGCCTGACCGCCGAGGAGTTCGGGCCCGCCGCCGACGCCTCCCGGCAGGCGTTGCACCGCTGGCTCCTGGAGACCGCCGTGGTCGCGGGCCGCTGGTACGAGCCCGACCACGGGGCGCCGCCCGCCTCCTGGCGGGGCACGGTCGACCTGTCCAGCGCCGAGCGGGCCCGGCACTGGCTGCAGGCCGAGGGCGCCAACTGGCTCGCCGCGCTGCGGGCCGCCGCGCGCGACGGCGACCACGCCACCGTGGTCCGGGTGGCGGAGGCGCTGCACTGGTTCTCCGACCAATGGCTGTTCTGGGGGCACTGGCCGGAGGTCTTCGGCACCGCGGCGCGCAGCGCGCAGGCCCTCGGCGACCCGCTCGTCGAGGCGACCCAGCTCAACTACCACGCGTGGGCCGTCACGCTGTGCGAGGGCAGGCCGCGCGACAGCCTGCCGCTCTCCGCGGCGGCACTGACGGCCGCGCGGCGGGCCGGCGACCCCGTGCAGCAGGCGTGGGCGCATCACTACGCGTCCTGGGCGCACCGCCTGCTGCACGAACCCGACGAGGCGTTCGCGGCGGCCGACCGGGCGGCGGAGATGTTCCGCGAGGCCGACGACGCCGTCGGTCTGCTGCAGGTCCTGCACGGCCGGGCGATGACCCTGGAGGTCGAGAAGCGCGACGAGGAGGCGCTGACGGCCTTCCAGGACGTGGTGGTGCTCCTGGACGAGGCGGGCGCCCAGATGGAGCCGCACAGCGCCGTCATCACCCGGCTCGGCGCGCTCGCCGGTATCGGCCAGTGCTCGGGGCGGCTCGGGCGCTGGGACGAGGCCGTCGACCATCTGGAGGCGGCCATCGCCCTGTGCCGGTCGTCGGGAAACACCGGCCTCGAAGGGCGCAATCTGCTGTTGCTCGTCGATGCCCTGCTGGCCTCCGGCCGGCCGGAGCGGGCCCGGCAGGCCCTCGCGCACTGCGCCGGTCTCGGCCCCGACGCCAACCCGGAGATCGTTGCCCGCGCGCGTGAGCGACTCGCTGGGTGGGAGGAGCGCTAG
- a CDS encoding DUF742 domain-containing protein, translating into MAAPQDGPWLDGAAGRLVRPYTVSNGRTRPSTSLDLLTLVMATGTTPLGYLGPEHGQALELCARPTSVAEIAGHLKLPAVVTKVILSDLVDCGAVTAKPPTFHENPTDRSLLEAVLDGLRRQL; encoded by the coding sequence GTGGCGGCCCCGCAGGACGGGCCGTGGCTCGACGGTGCGGCAGGCCGCCTCGTACGCCCCTACACCGTCAGCAACGGGCGGACCCGGCCAAGCACATCGCTCGATCTGCTCACCCTCGTCATGGCCACCGGGACGACCCCCCTCGGCTATCTGGGGCCCGAGCACGGTCAGGCGCTCGAACTGTGTGCCCGGCCCACATCGGTCGCGGAGATCGCCGGACATCTGAAGCTCCCCGCAGTCGTGACCAAGGTGATCCTGTCCGACCTCGTCGACTGCGGGGCGGTCACCGCCAAGCCCCCCACGTTCCACGAAAACCCCACTGACCGGTCCCTACTGGAGGCAGTGCTCGATGGACTACGACGACAGCTCTGA
- a CDS encoding alpha/beta fold hydrolase — protein sequence MFTETWLIPTPDGTADAFAAFPDRDSRHPAVLLYMDAFGPRPELERKARELASHGYYVLVPNVFYRSGPAPVVDLPEHIDEASRPVLFETLWPLIEAHTAERALRDADAYLAFLAERAEVADGPVAAVGYCMGAALALRTAAAHPDRVAAVAGFHPAALVTEAPDSPHRRFSEIAGEIHLGLAEGDMTPESLDALEQALTTAGGTASAEIYPDTIHGFTMSDTSAFDAKGLERHWERLLPLLERALGKG from the coding sequence TTGTTCACCGAAACCTGGTTGATCCCCACTCCCGACGGCACGGCCGACGCCTTCGCCGCCTTCCCCGACCGCGATTCTCGGCACCCCGCGGTGCTGCTGTACATGGACGCCTTCGGTCCGCGCCCCGAGCTGGAGCGCAAGGCCCGCGAGCTGGCGTCCCACGGCTACTACGTGCTCGTGCCGAACGTCTTCTACCGGAGCGGCCCCGCCCCGGTGGTCGACCTCCCCGAGCACATCGACGAGGCCTCCCGGCCCGTGCTGTTCGAGACGTTGTGGCCGCTGATCGAGGCGCACACCGCCGAGCGCGCTCTGCGGGACGCCGACGCCTACCTCGCGTTCCTCGCCGAGCGGGCCGAGGTGGCCGACGGTCCCGTCGCCGCGGTCGGGTACTGCATGGGCGCCGCTCTGGCCCTGCGCACCGCCGCGGCCCACCCCGACCGGGTGGCGGCCGTCGCCGGGTTCCATCCCGCGGCGCTGGTCACGGAGGCGCCGGACAGCCCGCACCGCCGGTTCTCCGAGATCGCCGGGGAGATCCATCTCGGCCTGGCCGAGGGCGACATGACTCCCGAGTCCCTGGACGCCCTGGAACAGGCGCTGACCACGGCGGGCGGCACCGCGTCGGCGGAGATCTACCCGGACACCATCCACGGCTTCACCATGTCGGACACCTCGGCGTTCGACGCGAAGGGCCTGGAGCGGCATTGGGAACGGCTGCTGCCGCTCCTCGAACGGGCTCTGGGCAAGGGCTGA
- a CDS encoding MBL fold metallo-hydrolase, translated as MSRSLSSGLRSLQPAAFGAEPTGARLERIRKSPNFADGSFQNPEGARTRPDGSMIEFAKVYFRKEERVLRAPAGTVPVHPTTLADLSKPSASGLRITWMGHSSVLAEIDGARVLFDPVWGDRCSPFAFAGPKRLHPAPLPLAALGPVDVVVISHDHYDHLDMPTIKALADTDTVFAVPLGVGAHLEHWGVPADRLRELDWHEETQVAGVTLTATPARHFCGRGLRNAQHTLWASWVVTGPDHRVFHSGDTGYFQGFKEIGAEHGPFDVTMIQLGAYSEYWPDIHMTPEEGLRAHLDLQGGPVSGPMLPIHWGTFNLAPHPWTEPGEHSVDAARRAAARLALPRPGEPFEPSAEHLPADRWWRQAAAVPAGGWPVADAGEAEVVVAG; from the coding sequence GTGTCACGTTCTCTGAGTTCCGGGCTGCGCTCGCTGCAACCGGCCGCTTTCGGCGCCGAGCCCACCGGTGCGCGCCTGGAGCGCATCAGAAAGTCGCCGAACTTCGCGGACGGCTCCTTCCAGAACCCGGAGGGCGCCCGCACCCGCCCCGACGGCTCCATGATCGAGTTCGCGAAGGTCTACTTCCGCAAGGAGGAGCGCGTCCTGCGCGCCCCCGCCGGGACCGTGCCCGTGCACCCCACGACCCTCGCCGACCTGTCGAAGCCGTCGGCGAGCGGTCTGCGCATCACGTGGATGGGCCACTCCAGCGTGCTGGCGGAGATCGACGGGGCGCGGGTGCTCTTCGACCCGGTCTGGGGCGACCGCTGCTCCCCGTTCGCCTTCGCGGGCCCCAAGCGGCTGCACCCCGCGCCGCTGCCGCTCGCCGCGCTCGGCCCGGTCGACGTGGTGGTGATCTCGCACGACCACTACGACCACCTGGACATGCCCACGATCAAGGCGCTGGCCGACACCGACACCGTCTTCGCGGTGCCGCTCGGCGTCGGCGCCCACCTGGAGCACTGGGGCGTGCCGGCCGACCGGCTGCGCGAGCTGGACTGGCACGAGGAGACCCAGGTCGCCGGGGTGACGCTCACGGCGACCCCGGCCCGCCACTTCTGCGGTCGCGGCCTGCGCAACGCACAGCACACGCTGTGGGCGTCGTGGGTGGTCACCGGGCCGGACCATCGCGTCTTCCACAGCGGTGACACCGGCTACTTCCAGGGCTTCAAGGAGATCGGCGCGGAGCACGGCCCGTTCGACGTCACCATGATCCAGCTCGGGGCGTACTCCGAGTACTGGCCGGACATCCACATGACGCCCGAGGAGGGCCTGCGCGCCCACCTCGACCTCCAGGGCGGCCCGGTGTCCGGGCCGATGCTGCCGATCCACTGGGGGACGTTCAACCTGGCGCCGCACCCGTGGACCGAGCCGGGCGAGCACTCCGTCGACGCGGCCCGCCGCGCCGCCGCCCGGCTCGCCCTCCCGCGCCCGGGCGAGCCCTTCGAACCGTCGGCCGAGCACCTGCCCGCCGACCGGTGGTGGCGACAGGCCGCCGCGGTGCCCGCGGGAGGCTGGCCGGTGGCGGACGCGGGGGAGGCGGAAGTGGTGGTGGCGGGGTAG
- a CDS encoding ATP-binding protein translates to MSQLRQPAARADRREGGRHGKPAGRAAAPRPAETHIRPQLLRIAVLPSLAVALGACAAVIFLVRSTGVRPSTELWAVLTGACVVTSAAILIAAVAADRTASAVHERVVGLRRASARGQAELRGLVELLRKGEEPPPRRAPKAPPPGADDFDKLSADLARAQDVAVTAVVQATQLSSQAGSQQKVEVFVNLARRLQSLVHREISILDELENDVEDPDLLKGLFHVDHLATRIRRHAENLAVLGGAVSRRQWSHPVSMTEVMRSAIAEVEQYSRVKLVPPIDGTLRGHAVADCIHLLAELVENATVFSAPHTQVLLRANLVTSGLAVEVEDRGLGMPVTEQNKMNALLTDPDQVNVASLLQDGRIGLFVVSQLARRHGITVRLQTNIYGGVQAVLVLPQDLLGSEDGERAPRVRKATAAATVDSVLGPQAAAAVAPPPPARQAPTPVRQTPPAAPQPSVAAPRRAQPETPPVPPGLPRPLPQRVAGSTRPTPADAVPGIRPEDRETAAQSAEATPPPLTGSVRGTIDRPQLPRRRAQEHLAPQLRGGPAPRQDDDPPAGHDPGLMAAFQRGITLAEAADPREVPYRDPRDEDGSSA, encoded by the coding sequence ATGTCTCAGCTTCGCCAGCCGGCCGCACGCGCAGACCGCCGTGAAGGCGGTCGGCACGGCAAGCCGGCCGGGCGGGCCGCCGCGCCGCGACCGGCGGAGACCCACATACGGCCACAACTCCTGCGCATCGCCGTACTGCCCTCGCTCGCGGTGGCGCTCGGCGCCTGCGCCGCCGTCATCTTCCTCGTACGGTCCACCGGCGTACGCCCCAGCACCGAGCTGTGGGCGGTGCTCACCGGAGCCTGCGTCGTCACGTCGGCGGCCATCCTGATCGCCGCGGTGGCCGCCGACCGCACGGCCTCCGCCGTCCACGAACGGGTCGTCGGGCTGCGCCGCGCCAGCGCCCGCGGCCAGGCCGAACTGCGCGGCCTGGTCGAGCTGCTGCGCAAGGGGGAGGAGCCGCCGCCGCGCCGCGCCCCCAAGGCCCCGCCGCCGGGCGCCGACGACTTCGACAAGCTCTCCGCCGACCTGGCCCGCGCCCAGGACGTCGCGGTCACCGCCGTCGTGCAGGCCACCCAGCTCTCCAGCCAGGCGGGCAGCCAGCAGAAGGTCGAGGTCTTCGTCAACCTGGCACGGCGACTGCAATCCCTGGTGCACCGCGAGATCTCGATCCTCGACGAGCTGGAGAACGACGTCGAGGACCCGGACCTGCTCAAGGGCCTGTTCCACGTGGACCACCTCGCGACACGCATCCGCAGGCACGCCGAGAACCTCGCCGTCCTCGGCGGCGCCGTCTCACGGCGCCAGTGGAGCCACCCGGTGTCCATGACCGAGGTGATGCGCTCCGCCATCGCCGAGGTCGAGCAGTACTCCCGGGTCAAACTCGTCCCGCCGATCGACGGGACGCTGCGCGGGCACGCCGTCGCCGACTGCATCCACCTGCTCGCCGAACTCGTCGAGAACGCCACGGTGTTCTCCGCCCCGCACACCCAGGTCCTGCTCCGCGCCAACCTCGTGACCTCCGGGCTCGCCGTCGAGGTCGAGGACCGCGGCCTCGGCATGCCGGTCACCGAGCAGAACAAGATGAACGCCCTGCTCACCGACCCCGACCAGGTCAACGTCGCCAGCCTCCTCCAGGACGGCCGGATCGGCCTGTTCGTCGTGTCCCAGCTCGCGCGGCGGCACGGCATCACCGTCCGGCTGCAGACCAACATCTACGGGGGAGTCCAGGCCGTCCTCGTCCTGCCGCAGGACCTGCTCGGCTCCGAGGACGGCGAGCGCGCGCCCCGGGTGCGCAAGGCCACCGCCGCGGCGACCGTCGACAGCGTGCTGGGCCCGCAGGCCGCCGCCGCTGTCGCACCCCCGCCGCCCGCACGGCAGGCACCGACCCCCGTACGACAGACCCCGCCCGCCGCGCCGCAGCCGTCCGTCGCGGCCCCGCGCCGGGCGCAGCCGGAGACACCTCCCGTCCCTCCCGGTCTCCCCAGGCCCCTGCCCCAGCGCGTCGCCGGCAGCACCCGCCCCACCCCGGCCGACGCCGTGCCCGGCATCCGGCCCGAGGACCGCGAGACCGCCGCCCAGAGCGCGGAGGCCACGCCCCCACCCCTGACCGGCTCCGTGCGCGGCACCATCGACCGGCCCCAACTGCCCCGGCGCCGGGCCCAGGAACACCTCGCCCCGCAACTGCGCGGTGGCCCCGCACCGCGCCAGGACGACGATCCGCCCGCCGGGCACGACCCCGGGCTCATGGCGGCGTTCCAGCGCGGCATCACCCTCGCCGAGGCGGCCGATCCGCGCGAGGTGCCGTACCGCGACCCGCGGGACGAGGACGGGAGCAGCGCATGA